A part of Campylobacter sp. MIT 99-7217 genomic DNA contains:
- a CDS encoding ribonuclease J — MSNEENLNKNEENKGENPNSSSKSNRRHKFKKRKKSLENSVKDETQRSQENMEEKSANDSEIKKKKKNRNLPSKLTGNEDWQVALAECIKANKISHENRLKPLKYNNSNEHKIRITPLGGLGEIGGNMAVMETNNDAIIIDIGMSFPDGSQHGVDIVIPDFDYVRKIKDKIRAVIITHAHEDHIGAVPYFYKEFDFPLYATPLALGMISNKFEEHGLKEKRKLFYPVEKRKLYEIGEFEIEWIHITHSIIDASALAIITKAGIIIHTGDFKLDQTPIDGYPSDLNRLAYYGDEGVLCLLSDSTNSYKEGITKSESSVGPTFDQIFSKTKGRVIMSTFSSNIHRVYQAITYGLKYGRKVCVIGRSMERNLYTTMELGYINLDRKIFIDADEVSKYKDNEVLIVTTGSQGETMSALYRMATDEHKFIKIKPTDQIIISAKAIPGNEGSVSAVLDFLLKAGAKVAYQEFSEIHVSGHASQEEQKIMLTLVKPKFFLPVHGEYNHITKHKETAVKCGVDERNVYLMSDGDQIELCQKYMKRIRTVKTGKVFVDNQINRQIADDVVIDRQNLADNGIVLIVAQLDKATKTLINKPRVLSYGLIADKQDHAFAKELSDVLTIFFTNLKDEVLNDSRFMENQIRQVLRKHIFRKLKKYPTIVPTVFMM; from the coding sequence ATGAGCAACGAAGAAAATTTAAACAAAAACGAAGAAAACAAGGGAGAAAACCCAAATTCATCTTCAAAGTCAAACAGAAGACACAAATTTAAAAAAAGAAAAAAGTCTTTAGAAAATTCAGTAAAAGATGAGACTCAAAGAAGTCAAGAAAATATGGAAGAAAAAAGTGCGAATGATTCTGAGATAAAAAAGAAGAAAAAAAATCGTAATCTCCCAAGCAAACTTACCGGAAATGAAGATTGGCAAGTAGCTCTAGCTGAGTGTATAAAGGCAAATAAAATTTCTCACGAAAACCGCTTAAAGCCTCTTAAATACAACAATTCAAACGAACATAAAATTCGCATTACCCCACTTGGTGGCTTAGGGGAAATCGGTGGCAATATGGCTGTCATGGAAACAAACAATGATGCTATCATCATAGATATAGGTATGAGTTTTCCAGATGGTTCGCAACATGGCGTAGATATCGTTATACCAGATTTTGACTATGTGAGAAAGATAAAAGACAAGATAAGGGCTGTGATCATTACGCATGCTCATGAGGATCATATCGGTGCTGTGCCGTATTTTTATAAGGAATTTGACTTTCCGCTTTATGCTACGCCTCTAGCTTTGGGTATGATTTCAAACAAATTTGAAGAGCATGGGCTTAAGGAAAAAAGAAAATTATTTTATCCTGTTGAAAAACGAAAGCTTTATGAAATAGGCGAGTTTGAAATAGAGTGGATACACATCACGCATTCTATCATCGATGCTTCAGCTCTTGCTATCATCACAAAGGCTGGTATCATAATCCACACAGGGGATTTCAAGCTTGATCAAACTCCTATTGATGGCTATCCAAGCGATTTAAACCGCTTGGCATATTATGGCGATGAGGGCGTGCTTTGCTTGCTAAGTGATAGCACAAATTCTTACAAAGAAGGCATTACAAAAAGTGAAAGCTCTGTGGGTCCAACCTTTGATCAAATTTTTTCAAAGACAAAAGGACGCGTGATCATGAGTACTTTTAGCTCAAATATCCATCGCGTTTATCAGGCCATTACCTATGGGCTTAAATACGGCAGAAAGGTTTGCGTTATAGGGCGTAGTATGGAAAGAAATTTATATACTACTATGGAGCTTGGCTATATAAATTTGGATAGAAAAATTTTCATCGACGCTGATGAGGTAAGCAAATATAAAGACAATGAAGTTTTGATCGTTACCACTGGCTCACAGGGCGAAACTATGAGCGCACTTTATAGAATGGCAACTGATGAACATAAATTTATTAAAATCAAGCCAACAGATCAAATCATCATCTCAGCTAAAGCGATCCCGGGAAATGAAGGCAGTGTTTCAGCGGTTCTAGACTTTTTGCTAAAGGCTGGTGCAAAGGTGGCGTATCAAGAATTTAGCGAAATTCATGTAAGCGGTCATGCAAGCCAAGAGGAGCAAAAAATCATGCTAACGCTTGTAAAACCTAAGTTTTTCTTGCCTGTACATGGAGAATACAACCACATTACCAAGCATAAAGAAACAGCGGTTAAATGCGGTGTTGATGAAAGAAATGTCTATCTTATGAGCGATGGCGATCAAATCGAGCTTTGTCAAAAATACATGAAACGCATTCGCACGGTTAAAACAGGCAAGGTCTTTGTGGATAATCAAATCAATAGGCAAATCGCCGATGATGTGGTGATCGATAGGCAAAATTTAGCTGATAATGGTATCGTGCTTATTGTCGCACAACTTGACAAAGCGACAAAAACGCTGATCAATAAGCCTAGAGTTTTGAGCTACGGACTTATAGCTGATAAGCAAGATCATGCTTTTGCAAAAGAGCTTAGTGATGTGCTTACGATATTTTTTACCAATCTTAAAGATGAGGTTTTAAATGATTCAAGATTTATGGAAAATCAAATCCGCCAAGTGCTTCGCAAACATATCTTTAGGAAGCTTAAAAAATATCCTACTATAGTTCCAACTGTGTTTATGATGTAG